GCGTGACGGCTGCGTTGTTCACAGTGATCGATGGCTTCAGTGTGGACTGAAGATAACCGATCTGTGAACACACTTGATTCATTCCAGAAAGCCCGTCACACTTCCGCGCGTGCCGACGACAGCGGACTTCGAGCGCATGTTGCGCGAGGCTGCACTGCGAGTCACCCGACCCCGGGTCGCAGTGCTGTCCGCCGTGCACGAGCACCCGCACGCGGACACGGAGTCGATCATCGGTGCGGTGCGCGAGACGCTCCCGAAGGTGTCCCACCAAGCCGTCTACGACGTGCTCAAGGCGTTGACCGCCGCCGGCCTGCTGCGCCGCATCCAGCCGATGGGCTCCCTGGCCCGCTACGAAGCGAGGGTGGGGGACAACCACCACCACCTCGCCTGCCGGTCCTGCGGGGCGGTCGCCGACGTCGACTGCGCCGTGGGGTCCGCCCCGTGTCTGACCGCCTCCGATGCCAGGGGCTTCACCATCGACGAAGCCGAGGTCATCTACTGGGGTCTGTGCCCGGGGTGTTCGCCGGGCGAACCAGAAG
This region of Saccharopolyspora hordei genomic DNA includes:
- a CDS encoding Fur family transcriptional regulator, translated to MLREAALRVTRPRVAVLSAVHEHPHADTESIIGAVRETLPKVSHQAVYDVLKALTAAGLLRRIQPMGSLARYEARVGDNHHHLACRSCGAVADVDCAVGSAPCLTASDARGFTIDEAEVIYWGLCPGCSPGEPEAPDEAKGNQ